AGCGTAGACCTGGGTGGGTGTTTTAATGGCTATTTAGGTGATGAGACAAGGATCTTTTCCATAGGGGCCCTTCCAGACACCCTGGAAAGGGGATTGGATACCATGATTGAACTCATGGAGAGACTTGAGGCCGAACTTTGTCCTGGAGTAGTCGCAGGCGTTCTTTACCAGATTTCTATTGATTTTATGAAATCAAGCCCTTTTTTTGAAAATTTTATGGGATGTGACGAAAAGGTCCAATTCATAGGTCATGGTCTGGGGATTGAAATCGATGAATATCCTTTTATTTCAAGAGATAATCAAATGATACTCAAACCTGGGATGGTATTGGCCCTAGAACCAAAACTGGTATTGCCGGGCTTGGGTTTAGTTGGCGTAGAGGATACATTTGTCGTCACTGAAGACGGATTTGAGAGGTTGACAGAGACACAGCGAAAAGTAACTTCTCAAGGGATTGGCAAAGGCCATGCCGTTTACGAAGCCCATCAGTAAACGCTTTCAGCGTTTTCAAAAAAGAATTGAATTAGGAGATTGAAAATGAAAAACGACCCCAAAAGTCAATTCATTCTGATACTTGACTTCGGCTCTCAGACCACTCAGCTGATTGCAAGGAGAGTCAGAGAGGCAAAGGTTTACTGCGAGATACACCCTTTTAATTTGCCAGTTTCAAAGATCCGTGAAATGGCCCCAAAGGGTATAATCCTCTCTGGTGGTCCTTCAAGTGTCTATGACAAAGAAGCCCCAAAGGTCGAAAAGGAGCTATTTGATCTAGGTTGTCCTATACTTGGCATCTGTTACGGGATGCAGCTCACCACCCACCTCTTTGGCGGAAGGGTCGAGAGGAGTGAAAAGAGGGAATATGGCCCAGCACAGATTGAGATAGTAAAAGACAGTCCATTGTTCAAGGGATTGAACGTTGGCTCTTCTACATACAAGGTTTGGATGAGCCATGGAGACAGGATTGAAGAACTGGCTCCAGGGTTCGTCTCCATTGCGAAGACCGAGTCAACCCCCTTTGCTGCCATCTCACACAGCGAAAGCCCCATCTATGGCGTACAGTTTCACCCAGAGGTTGTACACACTGAAATCGGCACTGATCTCATACGAAATTTTCTCTTTGAGATCTGTAATTGTGAACCCATCTGGGACATGCACTCCTTTGTGGAGATGGCCACTCGCGAGATAAGGGAAAAGGTAGGCAATGGTAGGTGCATCTGCGCCCTTTCAGGAGGAGTTGACTCCACAGTAACTGCCCTTCTCGTCTCAAGGGCCATAGGAGACAACCTCACCTCTATATTCGTTAACAATGGCTTTTTGAGAAAAAACGAGGCGGAAACAGTACTCTCGTTTCTCAAAAAATTGGGACTAAAGGTAGATTATGTTGACGCCTCGTCGAGGTTCCTTGAGAAACTTAAAGGCGTTGTTGATCCAGAGAAAAAAAGAAAGATCATCGGTGAAGAGTTTATAAAGATATTTGAGGAAGAGGCCAAAAGGATCGGCAAAGTAGAGTTCCTAGCTCAAGGGACCCTATATCCTGATGTCATAGAAAGTGTTTCGTTCAAAGGGCCTTCTGCTACCATCAAGAGTCACCACAATGTCGGTGGGCTTCCAGAGGTAATGAAGCTCGATCTCGTAGAACCCTTAAGGGAACTCTTTAAAGACGAAGTCAGAGAACTCGCCCTCGAACTCGGCATGCCAGAAGAACTAGTCTGGAGGCATCCATTCCCAGGACCTGGGCTCGCCATTAGGATACTCGGTGAGATCACAGAAGACAGACTCAGAATTTTGAGGGAGGCAGACGCTATCGTCATAGAAGAGTTAAAAAAGAGCGGATGGTACAGAAAGGTATGGCAGGGATTTGCAGTGCTTCTTCCCATTAGGACCGTCGGTGTTATGGGAGATGAGAGGACATACGATCATGTTGTTGCTCTTAGGGTCGTAGACAGCGTTGATGCCATGACAGCAGACTGGACTCGACTTCCATACGATGTCCTTGCAAGACTTTCCATGCGCATAATAAACGAGGTAGATGGCGTAAACAGAGTCTGCTATGACATAAGCTCGAAGCCACCTTCAACCATTGAATGGGAGTAACAAGAGATGTTCACTCACCTTCATCTCCACACTGAATACAGCCTGCTTGATGGCGCCATAAGGCTAAAGGACCTCTTTCCCAAGGCAAAGGAGTATGGCTTTGAGGCCCTTGCAATGACGGATCATGGTAATATGTACGGGGCCTTAAACTTTTATGAAAACGCCATTTCCCATGGGATAAAACCCATCCTTGGTTGCGAGG
This Dissulfuribacter thermophilus DNA region includes the following protein-coding sequences:
- the guaA gene encoding glutamine-hydrolyzing GMP synthase; translation: MKNDPKSQFILILDFGSQTTQLIARRVREAKVYCEIHPFNLPVSKIREMAPKGIILSGGPSSVYDKEAPKVEKELFDLGCPILGICYGMQLTTHLFGGRVERSEKREYGPAQIEIVKDSPLFKGLNVGSSTYKVWMSHGDRIEELAPGFVSIAKTESTPFAAISHSESPIYGVQFHPEVVHTEIGTDLIRNFLFEICNCEPIWDMHSFVEMATREIREKVGNGRCICALSGGVDSTVTALLVSRAIGDNLTSIFVNNGFLRKNEAETVLSFLKKLGLKVDYVDASSRFLEKLKGVVDPEKKRKIIGEEFIKIFEEEAKRIGKVEFLAQGTLYPDVIESVSFKGPSATIKSHHNVGGLPEVMKLDLVEPLRELFKDEVRELALELGMPEELVWRHPFPGPGLAIRILGEITEDRLRILREADAIVIEELKKSGWYRKVWQGFAVLLPIRTVGVMGDERTYDHVVALRVVDSVDAMTADWTRLPYDVLARLSMRIINEVDGVNRVCYDISSKPPSTIEWE